The window GATTTACTCAGGCTGGAGCAGAAGTTTCTGCCCTATTAGGAAGAATACCTTCAGCAGTTGGATACCAACCAACACTAGCTTCAGAAATGGGTAAATTACAAGAGAGAATTACATCAACTAAGTCAGGATCAATAACGTCAGTTCAAGCAGTTTATGTACCAGCAGATGACCTTACTGACCCAGCACCAGCGACTACATTCGCTCACTTAGATGCTACAACAGTTCTTTCAAGAAGAATTGCATCTCTAGGAATATATCCAGCAGTTGACCCTCTAGATTCAACTTCAAAAGCGTTAGATCCAACAATAGTTGGAAACGAACACTATGCAGTTGCTAGACAGGTTCAAGAGATATTACAAAGATATAAAGAACTTCAAGATATCATTGCAATCTTAGGAATGGATGAGTTATCTGACGAAGATAAACAGACAGTTTCTAGAGCAAGAAAAATCGAGAGATTCTTCTCACAACCATTCTCAGTTGCTGAGCAATTTACAGGAATGGAAGGGAAATATGTTCCAGTAAAAGAGACAATAAGAGCTTTCAAAGAGATTATCGAAGGTAAGCACGATGCTCTTCCAGAACAAGCATTCCTTTATGTTGGAACAATTGAGGAGGCAATAGCTAAGGGAAGAGACCTTATGAAGGGAGCTGAGTAATTATGGCAAACTCTTTTAAGCTAGAGCTAGTAACTCCGTTAGCAAAGATATTATCTGAAGAGGTAAACTTTGTTATGCTAAGAACGACAGAGGGAGATATGGGTATATTACCTAATCACTCACCTTTTGTTGCTGGATTAGCTACTGGAGAAATGAAGGTTAGAAATAATGGGCAAGAAAAATTTTACTATGTATCAGGTGGATTTGTTGAAATCTCTGATAATATTGTAACAATTTTAGCAGATGAAGCTATGGATGTTAAAGATATAGATTTAGAAGCTGCTAGAAGAGAAGCTCAAATTGCTAAAGAAAAATTAGAAAAAATAGCTGAAGATATTGATATTGCTAATGTGCAAAAATCATTAACTCAAGCTTTAACTAAGGTTAAATTAGCAGAAAAAATGTTATAACAAATCAAAAACCGATTAGATTTCTAATCGGTTTTTTTTATTAAAATTTTAAATATAAAATAATTATTTTTAATGTCTAAAGTAAAATGTAGATTATGCAGTTCAAGAATTCTTTTAACTAAAGATAATCCTAACCCACTACCTTCAACATTTTCATTTAGTGCATTTTCACCTCTTTGAAAAGGTTCGAAAAGTTCGTTGAAATTTTTTGTAATTGTTTTAGTTGTAAGGTTTTTAAAAATAAGTAGATTATTTTTTAAAGATATGTCTACTGTAGAATCTTCAGGAGAATATTTTAACATATTTTGAACTAGATTATTTATAGCAATTTTAAGTAAGTTATAATCACCTAAAATATATGAAGTTGAAATATTTGTTACAACATTAATATTTTTTTCAAATTCAATATAATCGAACTGTTCTAAAGATATTTCTATTAAACTACTTATATCAATTTCTTGAGATAATATTTTATAATCAGGAGAATTTATTTTAGAAAGAGTTAATAAACTTTCGGTCAGAGATCTCATTTCTAAAGATTTATCTAGCATAGTTTTATAATATTCTTTTCTTTTATCTATAGGAACAGTATCTCTAGCTAGTGCTTGAGAATATAGACATAAAACTGATATTGGAGTTTTCAACTCATGTGAAGCATTGGAAACAAAAAGTTTTAAATTTTCAATAGCAAAAGCTAATTCTTTAGACATTTCATTTAAACTAGTAGCTAATTCTTCTAATTCATCACCACTATTTAATGAAATCTTATCAGGGTATTCTAGTTTTGCTATTTTTTTTGCACTATTTTTTAAATACATAATATTTTTATTTATTTTTTTAGAAAATAGGGATACTAAAAGTCCACCAATAAATAAAGAGAAAAAAGCAGTGAAAATATTAAAAATAAAAATATCATGGATATGTTTTGCAATAACTGCCATAGAACTCCTAATACTTAACATATAACCGTTATTCAATTTTTCATAATAACGAATAAACATAACTCCAGAAGTGCCATCAATTTCTCCTATTTTAAATGTAGAATCATTAATCTTTAAAGAATTATATATTTTTTTTGTACTGTTCATATGGGGTCGAAGATTTAAATCTATTTTTACTCCAAAATTATCTTCTGCAAAATATATATAATTTTTAAGTTCATCTTTATTATCCATTAATTTAACAATATTATTTCTAATTTCAATAATGCTTTGCTTTTTTCGATAAATATAAAATTTATCTAAAAAAAATGAATTAAATATAAAACTTGTTATTATAGTTAAAAAAACTATCCCTATAGTTAATAGGAATAGTTTTTTAAAGAAGTTTAGTTTTATTGGAAAATTAATCTGTTTTAAAGACATAACCAACCCCTCGTACACTTTTAATATAATTATCATAAATTCCGAGTTTTTTTCGTAATCTTTTAACAATAGTATCTACTGCTCTTTCATCGCCAAAAAATTCAAATCCCCAAACTTCATTAAGTAAAGTTTCACGAGAAAATATAATATTTTGGTTTCTTAAAAAAAACTCTAAAAGTTGTGCCTCTCTTCGAGGAAGAATATTACTTTCGTCAGGAGTATCTAATTTGAATGTATTAAAATCAAATATAATATCTCCAACTTTAAAAAATGTATCGTTATTAAGTTTAAAAATTTTTTTTAACTTAA of the Cetobacterium sp. NK01 genome contains:
- a CDS encoding F0F1 ATP synthase subunit epsilon, which produces MANSFKLELVTPLAKILSEEVNFVMLRTTEGDMGILPNHSPFVAGLATGEMKVRNNGQEKFYYVSGGFVEISDNIVTILADEAMDVKDIDLEAARREAQIAKEKLEKIAEDIDIANVQKSLTQALTKVKLAEKML
- a CDS encoding sensor histidine kinase, producing the protein MSLKQINFPIKLNFFKKLFLLTIGIVFLTIITSFIFNSFFLDKFYIYRKKQSIIEIRNNIVKLMDNKDELKNYIYFAEDNFGVKIDLNLRPHMNSTKKIYNSLKINDSTFKIGEIDGTSGVMFIRYYEKLNNGYMLSIRSSMAVIAKHIHDIFIFNIFTAFFSLFIGGLLVSLFSKKINKNIMYLKNSAKKIAKLEYPDKISLNSGDELEELATSLNEMSKELAFAIENLKLFVSNASHELKTPISVLCLYSQALARDTVPIDKRKEYYKTMLDKSLEMRSLTESLLTLSKINSPDYKILSQEIDISSLIEISLEQFDYIEFEKNINVVTNISTSYILGDYNLLKIAINNLVQNMLKYSPEDSTVDISLKNNLLIFKNLTTKTITKNFNELFEPFQRGENALNENVEGSGLGLSLVKRILELHNLHFTLDIKNNYFIFKILIKKTD
- a CDS encoding response regulator transcription factor, which codes for MKKILIVEDEKSLATVISDSLKNEGFETVVTYRGDEAIDCFYKEKPDLILLDINLPGLNGWEVCKKLKTLSHIPIIMVTARDSEFDEIKGLELGADDYITKPFTPKLLIIKLKKIFKLNNDTFFKVGDIIFDFNTFKLDTPDESNILPRREAQLLEFFLRNQNIIFSRETLLNEVWGFEFFGDERAVDTIVKRLRKKLGIYDNYIKSVRGVGYVFKTD